One genomic segment of Centropristis striata isolate RG_2023a ecotype Rhode Island chromosome 11, C.striata_1.0, whole genome shotgun sequence includes these proteins:
- the usp14 gene encoding ubiquitin carboxyl-terminal hydrolase 14 has product MPVFTVNVKWGKEKFDAVELNTEEPPMVFKAQLFALTGVQPDRQKVMVKGGTLKDDEWGNIKLKNGMTLLMMGSAEALPEEPAVRPMFVEDMTEEQLASAMELPCGLTNLGNTCYMNATVQCLRSVPELKTALRRYTGALRSSGANAPSQYITAALRDLYETMEKTSSSLPPIILLQFLHMAFPQFAEKGDQGQYLQQDANECWLQMMRVLQQKLEPLEPETPMETESGSGAASVSTKKNLIDQYFGVEFETSMKCTESEEEEPIKGKESQLQLSCFINQEVKYLATGLRLRLQEEITKMSPSLDRNALYIKSSKLSRLPAYMTVQMVRFFYKEKESVNAKVLKDVKFPLMLDVYELCTADLQEKMLPIRSKFKEVEDKKLEKQQQKVVKKPDAAKVKYEPFSFPDDIGSNNSGYYDLQAVLTHQGRSSSSGHYVGWVKRKEDEWVKFDDDKVSLVSPEDILRLSGGGDWHIAYVLLYGPRRLEILAEEQ; this is encoded by the exons ATGCCGGTGTTTACAG taaatgtgAAATGGGGCAAAGAGAAGTTTGATGCAGTAGAGCTGAACACTGAGGAGCCACCCATGGTGTTCAAGGCTCAGCTCTTCGCCCTGACAGGAGTTcagccagacagacagaaggtcATGGTGAAGGGAGGCACTCTGAAG GACGACGAGTGGGGGaacattaaactgaaaaat GGAATGACTCTGCTGATGATGGGCTCAGCAGAAGCCCTGCCTGAGGAGCCGGCTGTCCGGCCCATGTTTGTAGAGGACATGACTGAGGAGCAGCTGGCCTCAGCG ATGGAGCTGCCTTGTGGGTTGACTAACCTGGGCAACACCTGCTACATGAATGCCACAGTGCAGTGTCTGCGCTCTGTGCCGGAGCTCAAAACTGCGCTCAGAAG GTATACAGGTGCTCTGCGATCTTCAGGGGCAAATGCACCATCACAGTACATCACAGCAG CCCTTCGTGACTTGTATGAGACCATGGAGAAGACCTCATCTAGCCTGCCACCCATTATTTTGCTGCAGTTCCTTCACATGGCCTTCCCACAGTTTGCTGAGAAGGGGGACCAGGGACAGTACCTCCAGCAG GATGCCAACGAGTGTTGGCTGCAGATGATGAGAGTGCTTCAGCAAAAGTTGGAGCCGCTAGAGCCAGAGACTCCCATGGAG ACCGAGTCAGGGAGCGGAGCTGCCTCTGTCTCTACAAAGAAGAACTTAATTGACCAGTATTTTGGTGTCGAATTTGAAACTTC TATGAAATGCACAgagtctgaggaggaggagccaatCAAGGGCAAAGAAAGCCAGCTTCAGCTCAGCTGCTTCATCAACCAAGAAGTCAAATACCTAGCAACAGGGCTAAGGCTG aGACTGCAGGAAGAAATCACAAAAATGTCTCCATCCTTGGACAGAAATGCTCTGTATATAAAATCT tCAAAACTCAGCCGCCTCCCTGCCTACATGACTGTTCAGATGGTCAGATTTTTCTACAAAGAGAAGGAGTCTGTCAATGCAAAAGTCCTTAAG gacGTCAAGTTCCCGCTCATGCTGGACGTCTATGAGCTGTGCACTGCGGATCTCCAGGAGAAAATGCTGCCAAtcaggtcaaagttcaaggaGGTAGAGGACAAGAAGctagagaaacagcagcagaag GTGGTGAAGAAGCCAGATGCAGCAAAAGTAAAATATGAGCCTTTCTCCTTCCCTGATG ACATCGGTTCCAACAACAGTGGCTACTACGACCTGCAGGCTGTGCTGACACACCAAGGCCGCTCCAGCTCATCAGGTCACTATGTGGGATGGGTCAAGAGGAAAGAAG ATGAGTGGGTCAAGTTCGATGACGACAAGGTGAGCTTGGTGTCTCCAGAGGATATCCTGCGACTGTCTGGCGGCGGGGACTGGCATATAGCATACGTTCTACTGTACGGCCCGCGGCGGCTGGAAATACTCGCAGAGGAACAGTAG
- the rock1 gene encoding rho-associated protein kinase 1 isoform X2, whose translation MSAGQSMETRFEKIDAMLKDPKSEVNTDCLLDGLDALVYDLDFPALRKNKSIDNFLSRYKDTISKIRDLRMKAVDYEVVKVIGRGAFGEVQLVRHKATGKVYAMKLLSKFEMIKRSDSAFFWEERDIMAFANSSWVVQLFFAFQDDRYLYMVMEYMPGGDLVNLMSNYDVPEKWARFYTAEVVLALDGIHSMGFIHRDVKPDNMLLDKAGHLKLADFGTCMKMNKDGMVRCDTAVGTPDYISPEVLKSQGGDGYYGRECDWWSVGVFLYEMLVGDTPFYADSLVGTYSKIMNHKNALTFPDDSDISNDAKNLICAFLTDREVRLGRNGVDEIKRHPFFKNDQWTWENIRETAAPVVPELSSDVDTSNFDDIEEDRGEEETFPIPKAFVGNQLPFVGFTYYSSQHLLRGSAAATKTSDKRGSTTKEDKSHLENLQKRIYQLEEQLHSEMQLKDELEQKCRTSNTKIDKIIKELDEEANLRKSAEASMSLLEKDKIMLQHRFTEYQRKADQEAEKRRNLENEVSTLKEQLEDMRKISQNSQASNEKMVQLQNQMEEANDLLRAESDTAARLRKSHTEMAKSMSQLESLNRELQERSRAADGEKAQLEKELLLLQSTLESERRNYSLGSEEIRELQARMAGLQEDNKNLKHSLSKVETERKQAQERSNNLEKEKNNLEIDLNYKLKTLQQRLEQEQTEHRVTRAQLTDKYESIEEAKSAAMNAVQSKMSEENGARMRAESRVVEVEKQCSMLEFDLKQSVQKMEQLMKQKERLEDEVKSLRIQGEQESSKRVQTQSDLKSRNQEVDRLRCSEKQLKQEINAALESKRSLEFQLAQLTKQYRGNEGQMRELQDQLEAEQYFSTLYKTQVKELKEEIEERNRQVQEAHKKVQELCSERDSLSAQLDLTVTKAESEQLARALQEEQYFELSQENKKATSRYKQEMGEKESTIARLEDSNKTLTKDVENLSKEQSELNEKLSAQEKEYAAQKEEIANTIKANYEKVLNTERTLKTQAVNKLAEIMNRKDMKLDQKKKGSTADLRKKEKENRKLQLELNQEKEKFNHMAIKYQKELSEMQAQLAEECTYRNELQMQLDSKESDIEQLREKLNDLQLRMENSSVTSLQTDETDSNIAESRLEGWLSIPNRANIKRYGWKKQYVVVSSKKILFYNDEQDKEQSNPSMVLDIDKLFHVRPVTQGDVYRAETEEIPRIFQILYANEGECRKEADMETVPQGDKTNCLPHKGHEFIPTLYHFPSNCEACSKPLWHVFKPPPALECRRCHVKCHKDHLDKKEDVIAPCKVNYDVTSARDMLLLALTQDEQKKWIGHLGKKIPKTPPSTFSRASPRSMSTRSGPNQSFRKNPKSNTGKLS comes from the exons GATGGCTTGGATGCGCTGGTATATGACCTTGACTTCCCTGCCCTGAGGAAAAACAAGAGCATTGACAACTTTTTGAGTAGAT acaaGGATACCATTAGTAAAATCCGTGATCTACGCATGAAAGCAGTGGACTATGAGGTGGTTAAAGTTATTGGGAGGGGAGCATTTGGAGAGGTGCAATTG GTAAGACACAAAGCTACGGGAAAGGTATACGCCATGAAGCTGCTGAGCAAGTTTGAGATGATCAAGAGGTCGGACTCTGCTTTCTTCTGGGAGGAGAGGGATATCATGGCTTTTGCCAACAGCTCATGGGTGGTGCAG CTCTTTTTTGCATTCCAAGATGACCGCTACCTCTACATGGTGATGGAATACATGCCGGGTGGCGACTTGGTTAACTTGATGAGCAACTATGACGTCCCAGAGAAGTGGGCGCGCTTTTACACAGCTGAAGTGGTGCTGGCTTTGGACGGAATCCACTCCATGGGCTTCATTCACAG GGACGTGAAGCCTGATAACATGTTGCTAGACAAAGCAGGCCACTTAAAACTGGCAGACTTTGGGACCTGCATGAAAATGAATAAG GATGGTATGGTACGATGTGACACAGCAGTGGGAACTCCAGACTACATTTCGCCCGAGGTACTGAAATCCCAAGGAGGAGATGGCTATTATGGCAGAGAGTGTGACTGGTGGTCAGTGGGAGTGTTCCTGTACGAAATGCTAGTTG GTGACACTCCTTTCTATGCAGACTCCCTGGTGGGGACCTATAGCAAAATTATGAACCACAAGAATGCCCTGACCTTCCCCGACGACAGCGACATCTCCAATGATGCCAAGAATCTCATCTGCGCTTTTCTGACTGACAG GGAAGTTCGACTTGGCCGTAATGGTGTGGATGAGATCAAGAGGCACCCCTTCTTCAAGAATGACCAGTGGACATGGGAGAACATCAGAGAGA CGGCTGCCCCAGTAGTGCCTGAACTGAGCAGTGACGTTGACACCAGTAACTTTGATGACATCGAGGAGGAccggggagaggaggagaccttcCCCATACCAAAGGCCTTTGTGGGCAACCAGCTCCCCTTCGTAGGCTTCACTTACTACAGCAGTCAGCA CCTATTGCGTGGCTCTGCCGCTGCCACAAAGACCAGTGACAAACGTGGCAGCACCACAAAGGAAGACAAGAGTCAT cTGGAAAACCTGCAGAAGAGGATCTATCAGCTGGAGGAGCAGCTCCATAGTGAGATGCAGCTTAAGGACGAGTTGGAACAGAAATGCAG GACATCAAACACCAAGATCGACAAGATCATAAAAGAACTGGATGAAGAG GCAAACCTGAGGAAGAGCGCAGAGGCCAGCATGTCTCTGCTGGAGAAGGACAAGATCATGCTGCAGCACAGATTCACAGAGTACCAAAGAAAAGCTGACCAGGAGGCAGAGAAGAGACGCAACTTGGAGAACGAGG TATCAACTTTAAAGGAGCAGCTTGAAGATATGCGAAAGATCAGCCAGAACTCTCAGGCGTCAAATGAAAAGATGGTCCAGCTGCAGAATCAG ATGGAAGAGGCCAACGATCTCCTGCGCGCAGAGTCGGACACGGCAGCGAGACTGAGGAAGAGCCACACGGAGATGGCCAAGTCAATGAGCCAGTTGGAGAGCTTAAATCGCGAGCTGCAGGAGAGGAGCCGTGCAGCGGATGGGGAGAAGGCCCAGCTGGAGAAGGAGCTCCTGCTGCTTCAGAGCACCCTGGAGTCGGAGAGGAGGAACTACAGCCTGGGCTCCGAGGAGATCAGGGAGCTGCAAG CGAGGATGGCAGGCCTGCAAGAGGACAATAAAAACTTGAAGCACAGCCTCTCCAAAGTGGAGACAGAACGCAAACAGGCCCAGGAGAGGAGCAATAACCTTGAAAAG GAAAAGAACAACCTGGAGATTGACCTGAACTACAAACTGAAGACCTTGCAGCAGCGTCTGGAGCAGGAGCAGACGGAGCACAGGGTGACGCGGGCACAGCTCACTGACAAATACGAGTCTATCGAAGAAGCCAAATCAGCTGCCATGAATG ctgtTCAGTCGAAGATGTCTGAGGAGAACGGTGCGAGGATGCGGGCGGAGAGCCGGGTAGTGGAGGTCGAGAAGCAGTGCTCGATGTTAGAGTTTGACCTCAAGCAGTCTGTGCAGAAGATGGAGCAGCTGATGAAGCAAAAAGAGAGACTGGAAGATGAG GTGAAGAGTCTACGGATACAGGGTGAGCAGGAGTCGAGCAAGCGCGTCCAGACTCAGAGTGACCTGAAGAGCCGCAATCAGGAGGTGGACCGTCTTAGGTGTTCAGAAAAGCAGCTCAAACAGGAGATCAACGCAGCACTAGAGAGTAAACGCTCGCTGGAGTTCCAGCTGGCACAGCTGACCAA ACAATACAGAGGCAACGAGGGACAGATGAGGGAACTTCAGGACCAGCTTGAGGCCGAACAGTATTTTTCT ACGCTTTACAAAACTCAGGTCAAGGAACTAAAAGAGGAGATTGAAGAAAGGAACCGGCAGGTACAAGAGGCTCATAAAAAGGTGCAGGAGTTGTGCAGTGAAAG GGACTCCCTGTCCGCCCAGCTGGATCTGACCGTGACAAAGGCCGAGTCAGAGCAGCTGGCCCGGGCGCTGCAGGAGGAACAGTACTTTGAGCTCAGCCAGGAGAACAAGAAGGCAACAAGTAGATATAAGCAAGAGATGGGGGAGAAGGAGTCTACCATTGCACGG CTTGAGGATTCCAATAAAACTCTGACCAAAGATGTGGAGAACCTCAGCAAAGAACAGTCTGAATTAAATGAGAAGCTTAGTGCTCAGGAAAAAG AGTATGCAGCTCAGAAGGAAGAGATTGCAAATACAATCAAGGCCAACTATGAGAAGGTCCTCAACACAGAGCGTACACTGAAGACTCAG GCGGTGAACAAGCTGGCAGAAATCATGAACCGCAAGGACATGAAGCTGGACCAGAAGAAGAAGGGCAGCACTGCCGACTTGCGGAAGAAGGAAAAGGAGAACCGCAAGCTTCAGCTGGAACTGAACCAGGAGAAGGAGAAGTTTAACCACATGGCTATCAAGTATCAGAAGGAGTTGAGCGAGATGCAGGCG CAACTGGCAGAGGAATGCACATATCGCAACGAGCTGCAAATGCAACTGGACAGCAAGGAGAGCGACATCGAGCAGCTTCGGGAGAAACTAAACGACCTGCAACTGCGCATGGAGAATTCTAGTGTCACCAGTTTGCAGACGGATGAGACGGACAGCAACATCGCAG AATCCAGGTTGGAGGGTTGGCTGTCCATTCCTAACCGTGCTAATATCAAGCGATACGGATGGAAAAAGCag TATGTGGTGGTGAGCAGCAAGAAGATTCTGTTCTACAACGATGAACAAGATAAGGAACAGTCCAACCCCTCAATGGTACTAGATATCGA CAAATTGTTTCATGTGAGACCAGTCACACAAGGAGACGTGTACCGAGCGGAGACGGAAGAGATCCCGAGGATATTCCAG ATTCTGTATGCCAACGAGGGAGAATGCAGGAAGGAGGCGGACATGGAGACAGTCCCTCAGGGCGACAAGACCAACTGTCTCCCACACAAAGGCCATGAGTTCATCCCCACGCTGTATCACTTCCCTTCCAACTGCGAGGCCTGCTCCAAGCCTCTGTGGCACGTCTTCAAGCCGCCTCCGGCCCTGGAGTGTCGCCGCTGCCATGTCAAGTGCCACAAGGACCACCTCGACAAAAAGGAGGACGTTATTGCTCCTTGCAAAG TAAACTACGATGTGACTTCTGCCCGGGACATGCTCCTGCTGGCCCTGACCCAGGATGAGCAGAAGAAATGGATCGGCCACCTCGGAAAGAAGATACCCAAGACCCCACCATCCACATTTTCAAGAGCTTCACCTCGATCTATGTCCACTCGCTCTGGACCAAACCAGTCCTTCCGCAAGAACCCTAAAAGCAATACAGGAAAGCTGAG ctAA
- the rock1 gene encoding rho-associated protein kinase 1 isoform X1, translating into MSAGQSMETRFEKIDAMLKDPKSEVNTDCLLDGLDALVYDLDFPALRKNKSIDNFLSRYKDTISKIRDLRMKAVDYEVVKVIGRGAFGEVQLVRHKATGKVYAMKLLSKFEMIKRSDSAFFWEERDIMAFANSSWVVQLFFAFQDDRYLYMVMEYMPGGDLVNLMSNYDVPEKWARFYTAEVVLALDGIHSMGFIHRDVKPDNMLLDKAGHLKLADFGTCMKMNKDGMVRCDTAVGTPDYISPEVLKSQGGDGYYGRECDWWSVGVFLYEMLVGDTPFYADSLVGTYSKIMNHKNALTFPDDSDISNDAKNLICAFLTDREVRLGRNGVDEIKRHPFFKNDQWTWENIRETAAPVVPELSSDVDTSNFDDIEEDRGEEETFPIPKAFVGNQLPFVGFTYYSSQHLLRGSAAATKTSDKRGSTTKEDKSHLENLQKRIYQLEEQLHSEMQLKDELEQKCRTSNTKIDKIIKELDEEANLRKSAEASMSLLEKDKIMLQHRFTEYQRKADQEAEKRRNLENEVSTLKEQLEDMRKISQNSQASNEKMVQLQNQMEEANDLLRAESDTAARLRKSHTEMAKSMSQLESLNRELQERSRAADGEKAQLEKELLLLQSTLESERRNYSLGSEEIRELQARMAGLQEDNKNLKHSLSKVETERKQAQERSNNLEKEKNNLEIDLNYKLKTLQQRLEQEQTEHRVTRAQLTDKYESIEEAKSAAMNAVQSKMSEENGARMRAESRVVEVEKQCSMLEFDLKQSVQKMEQLMKQKERLEDEVKSLRIQGEQESSKRVQTQSDLKSRNQEVDRLRCSEKQLKQEINAALESKRSLEFQLAQLTKQYRGNEGQMRELQDQLEAEQYFSTLYKTQVKELKEEIEERNRQVQEAHKKVQELCSERDSLSAQLDLTVTKAESEQLARALQEEQYFELSQENKKATSRYKQEMGEKESTIARLEDSNKTLTKDVENLSKEQSELNEKLSAQEKEYAAQKEEIANTIKANYEKVLNTERTLKTQAVNKLAEIMNRKDMKLDQKKKGSTADLRKKEKENRKLQLELNQEKEKFNHMAIKYQKELSEMQAQLAEECTYRNELQMQLDSKESDIEQLREKLNDLQLRMENSSVTSLQTDETDSNIAESRLEGWLSIPNRANIKRYGWKKQYVVVSSKKILFYNDEQDKEQSNPSMVLDIDKLFHVRPVTQGDVYRAETEEIPRIFQILYANEGECRKEADMETVPQGDKTNCLPHKGHEFIPTLYHFPSNCEACSKPLWHVFKPPPALECRRCHVKCHKDHLDKKEDVIAPCKVNYDVTSARDMLLLALTQDEQKKWIGHLGKKIPKTPPSTFSRASPRSMSTRSGPNQSFRKNPKSNTGKLSRAQSSLQAADTTSSTC; encoded by the exons GATGGCTTGGATGCGCTGGTATATGACCTTGACTTCCCTGCCCTGAGGAAAAACAAGAGCATTGACAACTTTTTGAGTAGAT acaaGGATACCATTAGTAAAATCCGTGATCTACGCATGAAAGCAGTGGACTATGAGGTGGTTAAAGTTATTGGGAGGGGAGCATTTGGAGAGGTGCAATTG GTAAGACACAAAGCTACGGGAAAGGTATACGCCATGAAGCTGCTGAGCAAGTTTGAGATGATCAAGAGGTCGGACTCTGCTTTCTTCTGGGAGGAGAGGGATATCATGGCTTTTGCCAACAGCTCATGGGTGGTGCAG CTCTTTTTTGCATTCCAAGATGACCGCTACCTCTACATGGTGATGGAATACATGCCGGGTGGCGACTTGGTTAACTTGATGAGCAACTATGACGTCCCAGAGAAGTGGGCGCGCTTTTACACAGCTGAAGTGGTGCTGGCTTTGGACGGAATCCACTCCATGGGCTTCATTCACAG GGACGTGAAGCCTGATAACATGTTGCTAGACAAAGCAGGCCACTTAAAACTGGCAGACTTTGGGACCTGCATGAAAATGAATAAG GATGGTATGGTACGATGTGACACAGCAGTGGGAACTCCAGACTACATTTCGCCCGAGGTACTGAAATCCCAAGGAGGAGATGGCTATTATGGCAGAGAGTGTGACTGGTGGTCAGTGGGAGTGTTCCTGTACGAAATGCTAGTTG GTGACACTCCTTTCTATGCAGACTCCCTGGTGGGGACCTATAGCAAAATTATGAACCACAAGAATGCCCTGACCTTCCCCGACGACAGCGACATCTCCAATGATGCCAAGAATCTCATCTGCGCTTTTCTGACTGACAG GGAAGTTCGACTTGGCCGTAATGGTGTGGATGAGATCAAGAGGCACCCCTTCTTCAAGAATGACCAGTGGACATGGGAGAACATCAGAGAGA CGGCTGCCCCAGTAGTGCCTGAACTGAGCAGTGACGTTGACACCAGTAACTTTGATGACATCGAGGAGGAccggggagaggaggagaccttcCCCATACCAAAGGCCTTTGTGGGCAACCAGCTCCCCTTCGTAGGCTTCACTTACTACAGCAGTCAGCA CCTATTGCGTGGCTCTGCCGCTGCCACAAAGACCAGTGACAAACGTGGCAGCACCACAAAGGAAGACAAGAGTCAT cTGGAAAACCTGCAGAAGAGGATCTATCAGCTGGAGGAGCAGCTCCATAGTGAGATGCAGCTTAAGGACGAGTTGGAACAGAAATGCAG GACATCAAACACCAAGATCGACAAGATCATAAAAGAACTGGATGAAGAG GCAAACCTGAGGAAGAGCGCAGAGGCCAGCATGTCTCTGCTGGAGAAGGACAAGATCATGCTGCAGCACAGATTCACAGAGTACCAAAGAAAAGCTGACCAGGAGGCAGAGAAGAGACGCAACTTGGAGAACGAGG TATCAACTTTAAAGGAGCAGCTTGAAGATATGCGAAAGATCAGCCAGAACTCTCAGGCGTCAAATGAAAAGATGGTCCAGCTGCAGAATCAG ATGGAAGAGGCCAACGATCTCCTGCGCGCAGAGTCGGACACGGCAGCGAGACTGAGGAAGAGCCACACGGAGATGGCCAAGTCAATGAGCCAGTTGGAGAGCTTAAATCGCGAGCTGCAGGAGAGGAGCCGTGCAGCGGATGGGGAGAAGGCCCAGCTGGAGAAGGAGCTCCTGCTGCTTCAGAGCACCCTGGAGTCGGAGAGGAGGAACTACAGCCTGGGCTCCGAGGAGATCAGGGAGCTGCAAG CGAGGATGGCAGGCCTGCAAGAGGACAATAAAAACTTGAAGCACAGCCTCTCCAAAGTGGAGACAGAACGCAAACAGGCCCAGGAGAGGAGCAATAACCTTGAAAAG GAAAAGAACAACCTGGAGATTGACCTGAACTACAAACTGAAGACCTTGCAGCAGCGTCTGGAGCAGGAGCAGACGGAGCACAGGGTGACGCGGGCACAGCTCACTGACAAATACGAGTCTATCGAAGAAGCCAAATCAGCTGCCATGAATG ctgtTCAGTCGAAGATGTCTGAGGAGAACGGTGCGAGGATGCGGGCGGAGAGCCGGGTAGTGGAGGTCGAGAAGCAGTGCTCGATGTTAGAGTTTGACCTCAAGCAGTCTGTGCAGAAGATGGAGCAGCTGATGAAGCAAAAAGAGAGACTGGAAGATGAG GTGAAGAGTCTACGGATACAGGGTGAGCAGGAGTCGAGCAAGCGCGTCCAGACTCAGAGTGACCTGAAGAGCCGCAATCAGGAGGTGGACCGTCTTAGGTGTTCAGAAAAGCAGCTCAAACAGGAGATCAACGCAGCACTAGAGAGTAAACGCTCGCTGGAGTTCCAGCTGGCACAGCTGACCAA ACAATACAGAGGCAACGAGGGACAGATGAGGGAACTTCAGGACCAGCTTGAGGCCGAACAGTATTTTTCT ACGCTTTACAAAACTCAGGTCAAGGAACTAAAAGAGGAGATTGAAGAAAGGAACCGGCAGGTACAAGAGGCTCATAAAAAGGTGCAGGAGTTGTGCAGTGAAAG GGACTCCCTGTCCGCCCAGCTGGATCTGACCGTGACAAAGGCCGAGTCAGAGCAGCTGGCCCGGGCGCTGCAGGAGGAACAGTACTTTGAGCTCAGCCAGGAGAACAAGAAGGCAACAAGTAGATATAAGCAAGAGATGGGGGAGAAGGAGTCTACCATTGCACGG CTTGAGGATTCCAATAAAACTCTGACCAAAGATGTGGAGAACCTCAGCAAAGAACAGTCTGAATTAAATGAGAAGCTTAGTGCTCAGGAAAAAG AGTATGCAGCTCAGAAGGAAGAGATTGCAAATACAATCAAGGCCAACTATGAGAAGGTCCTCAACACAGAGCGTACACTGAAGACTCAG GCGGTGAACAAGCTGGCAGAAATCATGAACCGCAAGGACATGAAGCTGGACCAGAAGAAGAAGGGCAGCACTGCCGACTTGCGGAAGAAGGAAAAGGAGAACCGCAAGCTTCAGCTGGAACTGAACCAGGAGAAGGAGAAGTTTAACCACATGGCTATCAAGTATCAGAAGGAGTTGAGCGAGATGCAGGCG CAACTGGCAGAGGAATGCACATATCGCAACGAGCTGCAAATGCAACTGGACAGCAAGGAGAGCGACATCGAGCAGCTTCGGGAGAAACTAAACGACCTGCAACTGCGCATGGAGAATTCTAGTGTCACCAGTTTGCAGACGGATGAGACGGACAGCAACATCGCAG AATCCAGGTTGGAGGGTTGGCTGTCCATTCCTAACCGTGCTAATATCAAGCGATACGGATGGAAAAAGCag TATGTGGTGGTGAGCAGCAAGAAGATTCTGTTCTACAACGATGAACAAGATAAGGAACAGTCCAACCCCTCAATGGTACTAGATATCGA CAAATTGTTTCATGTGAGACCAGTCACACAAGGAGACGTGTACCGAGCGGAGACGGAAGAGATCCCGAGGATATTCCAG ATTCTGTATGCCAACGAGGGAGAATGCAGGAAGGAGGCGGACATGGAGACAGTCCCTCAGGGCGACAAGACCAACTGTCTCCCACACAAAGGCCATGAGTTCATCCCCACGCTGTATCACTTCCCTTCCAACTGCGAGGCCTGCTCCAAGCCTCTGTGGCACGTCTTCAAGCCGCCTCCGGCCCTGGAGTGTCGCCGCTGCCATGTCAAGTGCCACAAGGACCACCTCGACAAAAAGGAGGACGTTATTGCTCCTTGCAAAG TAAACTACGATGTGACTTCTGCCCGGGACATGCTCCTGCTGGCCCTGACCCAGGATGAGCAGAAGAAATGGATCGGCCACCTCGGAAAGAAGATACCCAAGACCCCACCATCCACATTTTCAAGAGCTTCACCTCGATCTATGTCCACTCGCTCTGGACCAAACCAGTCCTTCCGCAAGAACCCTAAAAGCAATACAGGAAAGCTGAG CAGAGCGCAGTCCAGCCTCCAAGCAGCAGACACAACATCCAGCACTTGTTGA